A region of Pseudomonas saponiphila DNA encodes the following proteins:
- the glnA gene encoding glutamate--ammonia ligase yields the protein MSKSVQLIKDHDVKWIDLRFTDTKGTQHHVTMPARDALDEDFFESGKMFDGSSIAGWKGIEASDMILMPDDETAVLDPFTEEPTLILVCDIIEPSSMQGYDRDPRAIAKRAEEHLKATGIGDTVFAGPEPEFFIFDQVKFKSDISGSMFKIYSEQGSWMSDQDIEGGNKGHRPGVKGGYFPVPPFDHDHEIRTSMCNALEEMGLTVEVHHHEVATAGQNEIGVKFNTLVKKADETQTLKYVVHNVADAYGRTATFMPKPLYGDNGSGMHVHMSIWKDGKNTFAGEGYAGLSDTALYFIGGIIKHGKALNGFTNPATNSYKRLVPGFEAPVMLAYSARNRSASIRIPYVSSPKARRIEARFPDPAANPYLAFAALLMAGLDGIQNKIHPGDAADKNLYDLPPEEAKEIPQVCGSLKEALEELDKGRAFLTKGGVFSDDFIDAYIALKSEEEIKVRTFVHPLEYELYYSC from the coding sequence ATGTCGAAGTCGGTTCAACTCATCAAAGATCATGACGTCAAATGGATTGATCTGCGCTTCACTGACACCAAGGGCACTCAACATCACGTGACCATGCCGGCCCGTGATGCGCTGGATGAAGACTTCTTCGAATCCGGCAAGATGTTCGACGGTTCCTCCATCGCTGGCTGGAAAGGCATCGAAGCCTCCGACATGATCCTGATGCCGGACGACGAAACCGCCGTGCTGGATCCGTTCACCGAAGAGCCGACCCTGATCCTGGTGTGCGACATCATCGAACCTTCGAGCATGCAAGGTTACGATCGCGACCCACGTGCCATCGCCAAGCGCGCTGAAGAGCACCTGAAGGCCACCGGTATCGGCGACACCGTATTCGCCGGTCCAGAGCCTGAGTTCTTCATCTTCGACCAGGTGAAATTCAAGTCCGACATCTCCGGCTCGATGTTCAAGATCTACTCCGAGCAAGGTTCGTGGATGTCCGACCAGGACATCGAAGGCGGCAACAAGGGCCACCGTCCAGGCGTCAAGGGCGGCTACTTCCCGGTTCCACCGTTCGACCACGACCACGAAATCCGTACCTCCATGTGCAACGCACTGGAAGAAATGGGCCTGACCGTTGAAGTTCACCACCACGAAGTGGCGACTGCCGGCCAGAACGAAATCGGCGTCAAGTTCAACACCCTGGTGAAGAAGGCCGACGAAACCCAAACCCTGAAATACGTGGTGCACAACGTGGCCGACGCCTACGGTCGTACCGCCACCTTCATGCCCAAGCCACTGTACGGCGACAACGGTTCGGGCATGCACGTCCACATGTCGATCTGGAAAGACGGCAAGAACACCTTCGCAGGCGAAGGCTATGCCGGCCTGTCCGATACCGCCCTGTACTTCATCGGCGGCATCATCAAGCACGGTAAGGCCCTGAACGGCTTCACCAACCCGGCCACCAACTCCTACAAGCGTCTGGTTCCAGGCTTCGAAGCTCCGGTGATGCTGGCCTACTCGGCGCGCAACCGTTCCGCTTCGATCCGCATTCCTTACGTGTCGAGCCCTAAAGCCCGCCGTATCGAAGCGCGTTTCCCGGACCCGGCTGCCAACCCGTACCTGGCCTTCGCCGCCCTGCTGATGGCCGGCCTGGACGGTATCCAGAACAAGATCCACCCTGGCGACGCTGCTGACAAAAACCTGTATGACCTGCCGCCTGAAGAGGCCAAAGAGATCCCACAGGTTTGCGGCAGCCTGAAGGAAGCCCTGGAAGAGCTGGACAAAGGTCGTGCGTTCCTGACCAAAGGCGGCGTTTTCAGCGACGACTTCATCGACGCCTACATCGCCCTGAAAAGCGAAGAAGAGATCAAGGTCCGTACCTTCGTGCACCCACTGGAGTACGAGCTGTACTACAGCTGCTGA